In one window of Tellurirhabdus rosea DNA:
- the rseP gene encoding RIP metalloprotease RseP — protein sequence MEVLIMAGQLILGLSILVGLHELGHLLAARMFGMRVEQYFIGFPPKVFSITRGETEYGLGAIPLGGYVKISGMIDESLDTAQMKAEPQPWEFRAKPAWQRLIVMLGGIIVNVITGIVIFVALTYINGDTYLAAKDARYGIVAHELAQQIGLKTGDRIVAINGKPHRDFNDVFSSEVLLGTNSTYTVERTGAGGAVERLTIDLPNDLVDKFSDKKSAPRFIEPIMPFEIGVVSKDMPAAKAGLKPGDRIVSINGRPTQYFHEVQQAVSVNKGRTIALGVQRGTQNLNLNMTVTPEGTIGFYPKSLLPVTKVQYTLGESITRGTERAFGVVYDNIKGFGKIFRGEVSASKALSGPIGIAQNLFGGVWKWDRFWFVTGLLSMALAFMNALPIPALDGGHSVLLLYEMVSGRKPSDRFLEAAQKVGMVILLGLMAFAIFNDVFKAVF from the coding sequence ATGGAAGTATTAATTATGGCCGGACAGCTCATTCTCGGGCTGTCAATTCTGGTAGGATTGCATGAACTGGGTCACCTCCTGGCTGCCCGGATGTTCGGCATGCGGGTTGAGCAGTATTTTATCGGTTTTCCGCCGAAAGTGTTCAGCATTACGCGGGGCGAAACCGAGTACGGACTGGGTGCCATTCCGCTGGGTGGATACGTCAAAATTTCGGGCATGATCGACGAGTCGCTCGACACGGCCCAGATGAAAGCGGAACCGCAGCCCTGGGAGTTTCGGGCCAAACCGGCCTGGCAGCGTCTGATCGTGATGCTGGGCGGCATTATTGTCAACGTCATCACCGGCATTGTCATTTTTGTGGCCCTGACGTACATAAACGGGGACACCTACCTGGCCGCCAAAGACGCCCGGTACGGCATCGTCGCCCACGAACTGGCCCAGCAGATTGGTCTCAAAACCGGCGACCGGATTGTCGCCATCAACGGCAAGCCCCACAGAGATTTCAACGATGTGTTTAGCTCCGAAGTACTGCTGGGAACAAACAGCACCTACACCGTCGAGCGGACGGGAGCCGGTGGCGCGGTGGAGCGCCTGACCATCGACTTGCCCAATGACTTAGTGGATAAGTTTTCGGATAAGAAATCGGCTCCCCGGTTCATCGAGCCGATCATGCCCTTCGAAATCGGCGTGGTCAGCAAGGATATGCCCGCGGCGAAAGCGGGTTTGAAGCCCGGCGACCGAATCGTCTCGATCAACGGCCGGCCGACGCAGTATTTCCACGAGGTTCAGCAGGCGGTCAGCGTCAACAAAGGCCGTACCATCGCGCTGGGCGTGCAGCGGGGCACCCAGAACCTGAACCTGAATATGACGGTCACGCCCGAAGGCACGATCGGTTTCTACCCGAAATCGCTGCTGCCGGTAACAAAGGTTCAGTACACGCTGGGCGAATCCATTACCCGTGGGACGGAACGCGCTTTTGGCGTCGTGTATGACAACATCAAAGGCTTCGGGAAAATCTTCCGGGGTGAGGTTTCGGCCTCCAAGGCCCTGAGTGGCCCCATCGGCATCGCCCAGAATCTGTTTGGTGGCGTATGGAAGTGGGATCGCTTCTGGTTTGTCACCGGGCTGCTTTCGATGGCCCTTGCGTTCATGAACGCCCTGCCCATTCCGGCGCTGGACGGCGGTCACTCAGTGCTGCTGCTCTACGAAATGGTGTCGGGCCGTAAGCCGTCCGATCGATTCCTGGAGGCGGCTCAGAAGGTGGGCATGGTCATTCTGCTGGGCCTGATGGCGTTTGCCATTTTCAACGACGTGTTCAAAGCCGTATTTTAA
- a CDS encoding DUF6702 family protein: protein MIRSVLFLFILLSSFRSAHDFHASVTQMQYNPAEKTFEVSIRMFTDDLEKALSQENNLKVHLSPKDNYAPLVERYVRKHFALTNARRQAKAFQFVGKEQEGDATWVYLEIPFAEGPQGSSLRQDVLMELFDDQVNLVNVSYQSQKKTLVFKSAQSVHEINW from the coding sequence GTGATAAGGTCCGTTTTATTCCTGTTTATCCTTCTTTCCTCTTTTCGGTCGGCTCACGATTTCCACGCGAGCGTGACGCAGATGCAGTACAACCCGGCGGAAAAGACATTCGAAGTAAGCATCCGGATGTTCACCGACGATCTGGAAAAAGCATTGAGCCAGGAAAACAACCTGAAGGTACACCTCTCACCGAAAGATAACTACGCCCCGCTGGTGGAACGGTATGTCCGCAAGCATTTTGCGCTGACCAATGCCCGCAGGCAGGCCAAAGCGTTTCAGTTTGTCGGGAAGGAGCAGGAAGGTGACGCGACCTGGGTTTACCTCGAAATCCCGTTTGCCGAAGGGCCTCAGGGCAGTTCGCTGCGGCAGGACGTGCTGATGGAACTGTTTGACGATCAGGTCAATCTGGTTAATGTAAGCTACCAGTCGCAGAAGAAAACGCTCGTCTTCAAGTCCGCTCAGTCCGTACACGAAATAAACTGGTAG